A window of Ignavibacterium sp. contains these coding sequences:
- a CDS encoding glycosyltransferase family 1 protein, whose translation MRIGIDARLLGTKIRGTARYLQNVLDFLPQYDDHNEYYIFQYEDIPRNNDFYEYIPIKRSKLPRQIYEHYWLNFILPQIIKERRIDIFFTPYVFVPFKKAGWKNVIVIHDALTKVCSEYYSYHYKKYMDVLVPQSIKRSDAIITVSESAMKDIITYFNTPADKITALHLWTDKRYKPLNIKFEEKRSLLKKYNLPEEYVLFVSVFEERKNISGIIKISDILLEKGMKINFVLVGRKGFGYNKFEKKLLTRKERIFILSEIEDDDLVKIYNMAKAFIFPTFYEGFGLPPLEAMKCGVPVIASNNSSMPEVVGEGGVLGDAQDYNFFADVIIKIFSDEKFHRKMSEKALKHSEKFTAENHLRKLIQIFDNLK comes from the coding sequence ATGAGAATAGGAATTGATGCACGTTTGCTTGGTACTAAAATAAGAGGAACAGCCCGTTACCTTCAAAATGTTCTAGATTTTTTGCCCCAATATGATGATCATAATGAGTATTATATATTTCAGTATGAAGATATTCCACGCAATAATGACTTTTACGAATATATCCCTATCAAAAGAAGTAAATTACCGCGTCAGATCTATGAACATTATTGGCTAAACTTCATACTTCCGCAAATTATCAAGGAGAGAAGGATAGATATTTTTTTTACTCCTTATGTATTTGTTCCATTCAAAAAAGCTGGCTGGAAAAATGTAATTGTTATTCATGATGCTTTAACAAAAGTATGTAGTGAATATTACAGCTATCATTATAAAAAGTACATGGATGTTTTAGTCCCTCAATCGATTAAGCGAAGTGATGCAATCATTACTGTTTCTGAGTCAGCAATGAAAGATATAATTACTTACTTTAATACCCCTGCCGATAAAATAACAGCTCTTCATTTATGGACTGATAAAAGATATAAACCTTTAAATATTAAATTTGAAGAAAAACGATCATTGCTTAAAAAATATAACCTTCCGGAAGAATATGTTTTATTCGTAAGTGTATTTGAAGAAAGGAAGAATATTTCTGGAATTATAAAAATATCCGATATCCTTCTTGAAAAAGGAATGAAAATAAATTTTGTTTTAGTTGGCCGAAAAGGTTTTGGATACAATAAGTTTGAAAAAAAATTATTAACAAGAAAGGAAAGGATTTTCATTCTCAGTGAGATAGAAGATGATGATCTGGTTAAAATATATAACATGGCAAAAGCCTTTATCTTTCCAACTTTTTATGAAGGTTTTGGGCTTCCACCACTTGAAGCAATGAAATGTGGTGTACCGGTGATTGCCTCAAATAATTCTTCAATGCCGGAAGTAGTCGGAGAAGGAGGAGTGTTAGGAGATGCACAAGATTATAATTTTTTTGCTGATGTTATTATTAAAATTTTTTCTGATGAAAAATTCCATAGAAAAATGAGTGAAAAAGCCTTAAAACATTCAGAAAAATTTACTGCTGAAAATCATTTACGAAAATTGATACAAATATTTGATAATCTTAAATAA
- a CDS encoding undecaprenyl-phosphate glucose phosphotransferase, whose product MSKKLEKFLLVFTDFIMINLAFIVYFALRVQSGLFDLVIMPEFFLPMIALYFYWLLIFTFVGMYRSWFAASRFDEISTLFKATFVGIFILFFIIFLDDYLNNVSSSTRILIFIYWALLVAFVGTGRVVIRSIQRNLLIKGFGRRNALIVGFNERAFEVLDTLFKAPALGIDVKAFVTIKDEHLNKSYNNIKVESNLNSLAEIINKYNVQEIILALEKDEHDSLVDIISLCSDKNIKIKIVPDLYEILSGQARTSQIYGMPLIDIMPELMPEWERKLKRLLDIVVSIIILLVSLPVTLITALAIKLDSEGPVFFTQERMGMNGKIFKMIKFRSMRKDAEKLTGPVWSQKNDPRVTRVGKIIRKLRIDEIPQFINVLKGDMSVVGPRPERPYFVEKLSQEIPYYKRRLKVRPGITGWAQVKHKYDESIEDVKIKLRYDLFYIENMSIRMDLKILFRTIFVVLFGKGHYE is encoded by the coding sequence ATGTCTAAAAAACTAGAAAAATTCCTCCTCGTCTTTACTGATTTTATAATGATCAATCTTGCATTTATTGTTTACTTTGCTCTGCGTGTTCAGTCCGGTTTGTTTGATTTGGTTATTATGCCTGAGTTCTTCCTTCCTATGATTGCTCTTTATTTCTACTGGCTTTTGATATTTACTTTTGTCGGAATGTATCGCTCGTGGTTTGCTGCTTCACGATTTGATGAAATATCAACTTTGTTTAAAGCAACCTTTGTGGGAATCTTTATTCTCTTCTTCATAATATTTCTTGATGATTATCTAAACAATGTTTCTTCAAGCACAAGAATTCTGATTTTTATTTACTGGGCTTTGCTTGTTGCTTTTGTTGGAACTGGAAGAGTTGTAATCAGAAGTATTCAGCGTAATTTACTGATAAAAGGTTTTGGAAGAAGAAATGCACTTATTGTTGGTTTTAATGAAAGAGCTTTTGAGGTTCTCGATACTTTATTTAAAGCTCCTGCGCTTGGTATTGATGTTAAAGCTTTTGTAACTATTAAAGACGAACATCTAAACAAATCCTACAACAACATTAAAGTTGAGTCTAACCTTAATTCACTTGCAGAGATAATCAACAAATACAATGTTCAGGAAATAATTCTTGCATTGGAAAAAGATGAACATGATTCTCTTGTTGATATTATTTCTCTTTGCAGTGATAAGAATATCAAAATAAAAATCGTTCCCGACCTTTATGAAATTTTAAGCGGACAGGCAAGAACGAGTCAGATTTATGGTATGCCTTTAATTGATATAATGCCTGAACTGATGCCGGAATGGGAACGTAAACTTAAACGTCTTCTCGATATTGTAGTTTCGATAATAATATTATTAGTTTCTTTGCCGGTAACACTAATAACGGCTCTGGCAATCAAACTTGATAGCGAAGGTCCGGTATTTTTTACTCAGGAAAGAATGGGAATGAATGGAAAGATTTTTAAAATGATAAAATTCCGTTCAATGAGAAAAGATGCCGAGAAACTTACCGGTCCTGTTTGGTCGCAGAAAAATGATCCGAGAGTAACACGGGTTGGAAAAATTATTCGCAAACTCCGGATTGATGAAATTCCACAGTTCATAAATGTGCTTAAAGGAGATATGTCGGTTGTTGGTCCCAGACCCGAACGACCATATTTTGTTGAGAAACTGTCACAGGAAATTCCATACTACAAAAGAAGACTAAAAGTTCGTCCGGGAATTACCGGATGGGCTCAGGTTAAACATAAGTATGACGAATCAATTGAAGATGTTAAAATCAAATTGCGATACGATTTGTTCTATATCGAAAATATGTCAATCAGAATGGATTTAAAGATTCTTTTCAGAACTATTTTTGTGGTGCTATTTGGAAAGGGTCACTATGAGTAA
- a CDS encoding polyprenol monophosphomannose synthase: MSKILVIIPTFNELENVKKIIPAVLEQNEQIDVLIIDDNSPDKTGDYVEELSKQNQRVKLIRREKKLGLGTAYIAGFKYALQNNYDFVFEMDADFSHDPKEINNFLNAIKDADVVLGSRYINGVRVLNWPMRRLLLSYFASVYTRIITGLPVKDATGGFKCFRIDVLRSINLDRIKSNGYSFQIEMTFKAFKKGFRIKEIPIVFMDRVKGKSKMSKKIVREAVFMVWKLRLRSIIGRL; this comes from the coding sequence ATGAGTAAAATTTTAGTTATAATTCCCACTTTCAACGAACTTGAGAATGTCAAAAAAATTATTCCTGCTGTGCTTGAGCAGAATGAACAGATTGATGTTCTGATTATTGATGATAATTCCCCTGACAAAACTGGTGATTATGTTGAAGAATTAAGTAAACAGAATCAGAGGGTGAAATTAATCCGTCGTGAAAAGAAACTCGGGCTTGGAACAGCTTATATTGCCGGATTCAAATATGCACTTCAAAATAATTATGATTTTGTTTTTGAAATGGATGCTGACTTTTCACACGATCCGAAAGAAATAAATAATTTTCTTAATGCAATTAAAGATGCAGATGTTGTCCTTGGCAGCAGATACATAAATGGTGTGAGAGTTCTTAACTGGCCAATGAGAAGACTCCTTCTCAGTTACTTTGCAAGCGTTTATACAAGAATAATTACAGGTTTACCAGTTAAAGATGCAACAGGCGGATTCAAGTGTTTCAGAATTGATGTTTTACGTTCAATTAATCTTGACAGAATCAAATCGAATGGATATTCGTTTCAGATTGAAATGACCTTTAAAGCATTCAAAAAAGGATTCCGTATTAAAGAGATTCCAATTGTATTTATGGATCGTGTCAAAGGTAAATCGAAGATGTCCAAAAAAATTGTTCGCGAAGCAGTATTTATGGTTTGGAAATTAAGATTAAGAAGTATCATCGGAAGATTATAA
- a CDS encoding glycosyltransferase, whose translation MTDLSIIIVNYNVKEFLKNLLHSIKKASQNLSTEIIVVDNASDDGSIEMLREKFPEVKLIANDKNLGFGKANNIGLQLAKGKYILLINPDTLVAEDTFTKLIEFFETHPDAGMVGCKILNPDGSLQLACRRSFPGPWTSFTKVTGLSTLFPKSKLFAKYNLTYLDENQTYEVDAISGSFMMMRKEVYDKVDGFDEQFFMYGEDLDLCFRIQKAGYKIYYVHTTQIIHYKGESTKRSSLDETKVFYQAMHLFVKKHLSSSFIVELILRSAIAIRSLFAFLGKKKLIIISVLIDFIVFNLCLYAAQEIYQVIKPSWRGFPEYAEWIVYTIPALLQIIIASFAGAYQKNKLSILKVLISIAISFPLLTSLTFFFKQFAFSRAAILIAYILVLLSFILWRILFKQLFHKLFIYDSEKQKRTLIVGTQNNALNIALKLKQKKTELRNIVGLISSSYKDVGNKIDSFEVIGTDHNIQKVIRDYKVDEVIFSSDELSYNQMIQIISSLRKENIEFKVVGSDQDFVVGKTSVSILDDTPLFEISFNISDSKMRFIKTMFDYSLALLTLFLVYPFIFFKYRIAAQKKSDFAEMILKVPYVLSGRYSFVGPKEDYNSQNIFLGKKGLTGFWYYETDDKDEIEKLDFYYAKNQNIWMDIEIISKSLNKMLNKKN comes from the coding sequence ATGACAGATTTATCAATCATCATAGTAAATTATAATGTAAAAGAGTTCCTCAAGAACTTACTGCATTCAATTAAAAAAGCATCACAGAATCTTTCCACAGAAATAATTGTAGTTGATAATGCTTCCGATGACGGAAGTATTGAAATGCTTCGTGAAAAATTTCCGGAAGTAAAATTAATTGCAAATGATAAAAATCTTGGTTTCGGAAAAGCTAACAACATAGGACTTCAGTTAGCAAAAGGGAAATATATTCTTCTGATTAATCCCGATACTCTTGTTGCCGAAGACACTTTTACAAAGCTTATTGAATTTTTTGAAACTCATCCCGATGCAGGAATGGTCGGTTGTAAAATCTTAAATCCTGATGGCTCACTTCAACTTGCTTGCAGAAGAAGTTTCCCGGGTCCATGGACTTCATTCACAAAAGTTACGGGACTTAGCACTCTTTTTCCCAAAAGCAAACTATTTGCAAAATATAATCTCACATACCTTGATGAAAACCAAACTTATGAAGTTGATGCTATAAGTGGTTCTTTTATGATGATGAGGAAAGAAGTTTATGATAAGGTTGATGGATTTGATGAGCAATTTTTTATGTATGGAGAAGACCTTGATTTATGTTTCAGAATACAGAAGGCAGGTTATAAAATTTATTATGTTCACACAACTCAGATTATTCATTACAAAGGTGAAAGCACAAAACGCAGCAGTCTGGATGAAACAAAAGTTTTTTATCAGGCAATGCACCTGTTCGTTAAGAAACATCTTTCAAGTTCTTTTATCGTTGAGTTAATTCTTCGTTCTGCTATTGCAATTAGAAGTCTCTTTGCCTTTCTCGGAAAGAAAAAACTTATCATTATTTCGGTGTTAATTGATTTCATTGTTTTCAATCTTTGTCTTTATGCAGCGCAGGAAATTTATCAAGTGATTAAACCAAGTTGGCGTGGATTTCCCGAATATGCCGAATGGATTGTTTACACTATTCCTGCTCTACTTCAGATTATCATTGCATCATTTGCCGGAGCGTATCAGAAAAATAAACTTTCAATACTGAAAGTACTTATTTCAATTGCGATTAGTTTTCCTTTACTTACATCACTTACATTTTTCTTCAAGCAATTTGCTTTCAGTCGTGCAGCAATACTGATTGCTTATATTCTGGTTTTACTTTCCTTCATTCTATGGAGAATATTATTCAAACAACTTTTCCATAAACTTTTTATTTATGATTCAGAAAAACAAAAACGAACTTTAATTGTAGGAACTCAGAACAATGCACTGAATATTGCCTTAAAGCTAAAGCAAAAGAAAACTGAGTTGAGAAATATTGTTGGATTAATTAGCAGCTCATATAAAGATGTCGGAAATAAAATTGATTCATTTGAAGTTATCGGAACAGATCATAATATTCAGAAAGTGATAAGAGATTATAAAGTTGATGAAGTAATCTTTTCATCAGATGAATTATCATATAATCAGATGATTCAGATAATTTCATCACTTAGAAAAGAAAACATTGAATTTAAAGTTGTTGGAAGCGATCAGGATTTTGTTGTCGGAAAAACTTCGGTTTCAATATTAGATGACACACCGCTATTCGAAATCAGTTTTAATATCTCTGATTCAAAAATGAGATTTATTAAAACAATGTTTGATTATTCACTTGCTCTGTTAACTTTGTTTTTGGTTTATCCTTTCATATTTTTCAAATACAGGATTGCAGCACAAAAGAAATCCGATTTTGCAGAAATGATTCTCAAAGTTCCTTATGTGCTTTCCGGCAGATACAGTTTCGTTGGTCCGAAAGAGGATTATAATTCGCAAAATATTTTTTTAGGTAAGAAAGGTCTCACGGGTTTTTGGTATTATGAAACTGATGATAAAGATGAAATTGAAAAACTGGATTTTTATTATGCAAAAAATCAAAACATCTGGATGGATATAGAAATAATTTCGAAATCGCTTAACAAAATGTTGAACAAAAAAAATTAA
- a CDS encoding glycosyltransferase family 2 protein translates to MLSKPQITVIIINWNGLDDTIECVKSLKTTDYENYKITIVDNNSNEFNKTKLKELQENYKDITLIFNESNLGFSGGNNIGIQQALREGADYILLLNNDTIVEPSSFSKLISVFEHDINAGIASPKINYYDFPDLVWSAGGKISKIRGSGFAIGNIKSDSIKEEIKEVSFVSGCCMLIKKDLFNKVGLLDEDFFLYLEDTDFCVRVKEAGFKIYVANNSVIYHKVSKSTFKLEKPISLYYTTRNRLLLVNKHFKHYLPLTFTYIIVTMLIKSLYWIFIGKSNNVKAVFYAIIDFLQDKKGIISEEGFGKL, encoded by the coding sequence ATGTTAAGTAAACCCCAAATTACAGTAATAATAATCAATTGGAATGGTTTAGATGATACAATTGAATGTGTTAAATCATTAAAAACCACAGATTATGAGAATTATAAAATTACCATAGTTGATAATAACTCAAATGAATTCAATAAAACTAAACTTAAAGAGCTTCAAGAAAACTATAAAGACATAACTTTGATCTTCAATGAATCAAACCTTGGCTTTTCTGGGGGAAATAATATTGGAATTCAGCAAGCGTTGAGAGAAGGTGCTGATTATATACTTTTACTAAATAATGATACAATTGTTGAACCAAGTTCTTTTTCCAAATTAATAAGTGTCTTTGAACATGATATAAATGCAGGTATAGCTTCTCCTAAAATAAATTATTACGATTTTCCTGACTTGGTCTGGTCTGCCGGTGGTAAGATAAGTAAAATAAGAGGCTCGGGTTTTGCAATAGGCAATATAAAAAGTGATTCTATTAAAGAAGAAATTAAAGAAGTGTCATTCGTCTCCGGTTGTTGTATGCTAATAAAAAAAGATTTGTTTAATAAAGTTGGCCTGTTGGATGAGGATTTTTTCCTTTACCTTGAAGACACAGATTTCTGTGTCCGGGTTAAGGAAGCAGGTTTCAAAATTTATGTGGCAAATAATTCTGTAATTTATCATAAAGTTAGTAAATCTACTTTTAAGCTGGAAAAACCTATTTCGCTTTACTACACTACAAGAAATAGATTGTTATTAGTTAATAAGCACTTTAAACATTATTTACCTCTAACTTTTACTTATATCATTGTGACAATGCTAATTAAATCTCTTTATTGGATTTTCATAGGAAAGAGTAATAATGTTAAAGCAGTTTTTTATGCAATAATAGATTTTCTTCAAGATAAAAAAGGTATTATTTCTGAAGAAGGATTCGGGAAATTGTGA
- a CDS encoding glycosyltransferase, with protein sequence MQILQTNKAYYPKVGGIETTITTLSEGLVRDFNLKVDVLTCHHNVKISTRNEIINGVNVKYLPTYGFLHSLPLSPGYFFSLEKYSGDILHIHEPFPLSDISVLFNKKVKKNFKKIIVSWHSDIIRQKWSLVFYGKYILRFLELVDKIIVSNPALIKNSDFLKTFSEKCEVIPIGINLDWTKSANINSIKNEIPIILSVGRLVYYKGFEYLIDAMKDIQTAKLIIVGSGPLEKKLKNQIIDNNLSERIEIIPELDRDSLNSLFKSCDLFVLPSIRKSETFGIVQIEAMACGKPVVCTEIGTGTTFINLDGVTGLVVPPENSNALASAINKILSDDSLRNFLGNNAKQRALSEFNDNKMVSRVYELYKNLLENDL encoded by the coding sequence ATGCAAATTTTACAGACTAATAAAGCTTATTATCCTAAAGTTGGAGGAATCGAAACTACAATTACAACTCTTTCGGAAGGATTAGTGAGAGATTTTAATCTAAAGGTTGATGTTCTTACTTGTCATCATAATGTAAAAATTTCAACTCGAAACGAAATTATTAATGGAGTTAATGTTAAATATTTACCGACTTATGGATTTTTACATTCGTTACCACTTAGCCCAGGATATTTTTTTTCTTTAGAAAAATATTCCGGAGATATACTGCATATTCATGAGCCATTCCCGTTAAGCGATATTTCAGTACTGTTCAATAAAAAAGTAAAAAAAAACTTCAAAAAAATCATAGTTTCATGGCATAGCGATATTATACGCCAAAAATGGAGTTTGGTTTTTTATGGTAAGTACATTCTAAGATTTCTTGAGTTGGTTGATAAAATCATAGTTAGTAATCCTGCACTTATCAAAAACTCTGATTTTCTTAAAACATTTAGTGAAAAATGTGAGGTAATTCCTATCGGAATCAATTTGGATTGGACAAAATCTGCTAATATTAATAGTATCAAGAATGAAATACCAATTATTTTAAGTGTAGGCAGGTTGGTCTATTATAAAGGTTTTGAATATTTGATTGATGCTATGAAAGACATACAAACAGCAAAGCTTATCATTGTTGGTTCAGGTCCTCTCGAAAAAAAATTAAAAAATCAAATCATTGATAATAATCTGAGCGAAAGAATAGAAATTATTCCTGAGTTGGATAGAGATTCATTAAATTCTTTGTTTAAGTCATGTGATTTATTCGTTCTCCCTTCAATTCGTAAAAGTGAAACATTTGGAATTGTTCAAATTGAAGCAATGGCTTGCGGCAAACCGGTAGTCTGTACAGAGATTGGTACTGGAACAACATTTATTAATTTGGATGGCGTGACCGGGTTAGTAGTTCCACCTGAGAATTCGAATGCATTAGCCTCTGCAATAAATAAAATATTGAGTGACGATTCTTTAAGAAATTTTTTAGGTAACAATGCAAAGCAAAGAGCCTTGTCTGAATTTAATGATAATAAAATGGTTTCTAGGGTTTATGAATTGTATAAAAACTTATTAGAAAATGACCTTTAA
- a CDS encoding glycosyltransferase family 4 protein, with product MNSSFKILIVDHNFEFSGSLISVSYLIKEFVKNRFEVFILTKAGEKEKEFLTSLGSKVISYSNSNFRSITLSFHISDKTSPFSYQWFKNLIKDILYFFNGIFLSVKVINKVKPDLIYLNEYVTAQFALYAKLKSIPSVVHIRSLFIDQKFNFRIFILKTILRKVVTLNFAITELEAAQIGKEKKVNTIVVPEFLDESDFKTPPDLIHIKKKYGIGPNDKVILFLGGINAIKGTLIFIKAINKIKYPDTKFLIAGNIQNNPQVKKNYDYYIQCTELINSSTRKNAINILGNVTNINEIISIADIIVSCSVESHFSRPIIEAWAQKKAVVASDIQHNINLINKGVDGILYPSNDSDSLAKALDNLLYDENLRLRIAEKGLSKAKENFLATKNVKIILNALKKLANGNQSELTKNR from the coding sequence ATGAACTCTTCATTCAAAATACTAATTGTTGATCATAATTTTGAGTTCTCAGGATCGCTAATTAGTGTTTCCTATTTAATTAAAGAATTTGTAAAAAATAGGTTCGAAGTTTTTATTTTAACTAAGGCTGGTGAAAAGGAAAAAGAATTTCTTACATCTTTAGGTTCTAAAGTTATTTCATATAGTAATTCAAATTTCAGATCAATTACTTTGTCTTTTCATATTTCTGATAAAACTTCTCCTTTCAGTTATCAGTGGTTTAAGAATCTGATAAAAGATATACTTTACTTTTTTAATGGGATATTCCTTTCTGTAAAAGTAATCAATAAAGTTAAACCAGATTTAATCTATTTAAATGAATATGTAACTGCTCAATTTGCCCTTTATGCAAAATTAAAATCTATACCTTCAGTGGTTCATATAAGAAGTTTATTCATTGATCAAAAATTTAATTTTAGAATTTTTATTCTAAAAACAATACTTCGGAAAGTTGTAACTCTAAACTTTGCAATAACAGAACTGGAAGCTGCTCAAATTGGTAAAGAAAAAAAAGTAAATACTATTGTTGTTCCCGAATTTCTCGACGAATCAGATTTCAAAACCCCTCCGGATTTAATTCATATTAAAAAAAAATATGGCATTGGTCCTAATGATAAAGTCATACTTTTTCTGGGAGGAATTAATGCTATTAAAGGAACTTTAATATTTATTAAGGCTATTAATAAAATCAAGTACCCTGACACAAAATTTTTAATTGCTGGGAATATTCAAAACAATCCGCAGGTGAAAAAAAATTATGATTATTATATTCAATGCACCGAATTAATTAATTCGTCTACTCGAAAAAATGCTATAAATATTTTGGGCAATGTTACAAATATTAACGAAATAATTAGTATAGCAGATATAATAGTTTCTTGTTCTGTGGAATCACATTTTAGCAGGCCGATTATCGAAGCTTGGGCACAAAAAAAGGCTGTTGTTGCTTCGGATATTCAACATAATATAAATTTAATTAACAAAGGTGTTGATGGAATTCTCTATCCTTCAAATGATTCTGATTCACTTGCAAAAGCATTAGATAATTTATTATATGATGAAAATCTCCGATTAAGAATCGCAGAAAAGGGGTTGAGTAAGGCAAAAGAAAATTTTCTTGCAACAAAAAATGTCAAGATTATACTTAATGCTTTGAAAAAATTAGCAAATGGTAATCAATCTGAGTTAACAAAAAACCGTTAA